From Ictidomys tridecemlineatus isolate mIctTri1 chromosome 2, mIctTri1.hap1, whole genome shotgun sequence, the proteins below share one genomic window:
- the LOC101955597 gene encoding disintegrin and metalloproteinase domain-containing protein 1a isoform X1, whose amino-acid sequence MTAVSVERISCAMETIQDQEGSKNKEIHPEGNKIQSWMETTQKEASTDVGMICKSLRFMSGRAATERHRPCIIIWVMSVAASLRNSASILSSLQKNQVAFTEVKINFLIWIPQKWNLRLGPVPGHSCIRLGILMLLVIFLPSMHCYLGSVSYSFYEIVIPKSLTVEGHEDPVGKASYMLFMQGQKQVIHLKVKRDYSVSNFPIYSYHNGILGQEAPSISQDCHYEGYIEGAPGSFVSVNTCLGLRGILIKEDTSYGIKPMLSSKQFEHVLYTMAHQARVSCGVTSQDRPVSTSQHQGSRNPLPLPALSYLWSHTKYVEMFVVVNNQRFQMWGSNINETVQRVVDIIALANVFTRGINTEVVLAGMEIWTEGDLIEVPVDLQVTLRNFNSWRQEKLSHRVRHDVAHMIVGHHPGENMGQAFLNGACSGSFAAAVESFHHEDILLFAALMVHELGHNLGIQHDHEACICKDKHFCLMHENITRESGFSNCSSDDFYHFLHEHKGACLFNKPRHRSRKREAARCGNGVVEEAEQCDCGDKCDTHPCCDTLCKLKEGAQCSNGLCCHRCLLKEKGTLCRRSRDECDLPEYCDGQSEKCPVDSYKQDGSLCDRIYYCTRGQCRNPDNQCLSIYGHPARSAPEECYISMNRHPSRFANCGHRTSTTSAYVRCTDENIFCGKIICTGVATMPRIQPKHTLIQVAHGNDWCWAMDAYNLTDILDDGDVHHGTYCAPNKVCSAHSCIDQAVLHYDCEPEKRCYGKGVCNNFRHCHCEDGFAPPDCRRPGTGGSMDSGPPGKPKSLKQRNDNYKETRNSEDDEARLKMLMIAIPVGLITLLCTLMLLAYLWSEIRSMLSRDSESSIAPAKAAPAPKGAPPPKGAPPPKGAPPPPAPEEAPPPAPEEAPPPAPEEVPPE is encoded by the coding sequence ATGACAGCTGTTTCTGTTGAAAGGATTTCCTGTGCTATGGAAACCATCCAAGACCAGGAGGGAAGCAAGAATAAAGAGATACACCCTGAAGGCAATAAGATTCAGAGTTGGATGGAAACCACCCAAAAAGAAGCCAGCACAGATGTGGGGATGATATGTAAGTCTCTGAGATTCATGTCAGGGAGAGCTGCCACAGAGAGACACAGACCCTGTATCATCATTTGGGTCATGTCAGTGGCAGCATCACTGAGAAACTCTGCCTCCATCTTATCATCTCTACAGAAAAATCAAGTGGCCTTCACAGAAGTGAAGATAAATTTTCTGATTTGGATTCCCCAGAAGTGGAACTTGAGGCTGGGTCCAGTGCCAGGACATTCATGTATCAGGTTAGGGATCTTGATGCTGTTGGTCATTTTTTTGCCAAGCATGCACTGTTACCTGGGATCAGTATCTTATTCTTTCTATGAAATAGTCATCCCCAAGAGTCTGACAGTGGAGGGGCATGAAGACCCAGTGGGAAAGGCATCGTACATGCTGTTTATGCAGGGCCAAAAGCAAGTGATTCACCTCAAAGTGAAAAGAGACTATTCTGTAAGTAACTTCCCCATCTACAGTTACCACAATGGCATCCTGGGGCAAGAAGCGCCTTCCATCTCACAGGACTGCCACTATGAGGGCTACATAGAAGGAGCGCCAGGGTCTTTTGTTTCTGTCAACACCTGTTTGGGCCTCAGGGGCATCCTGATTAAGGAGGACACATCCTACGGCATCAAGCCCATGCTCTCTTCCAAACAGTTTGAGCATGTGTTATACACCATGGCACATCAAGCTCGAGTCTCCTGTGGTGTCACTTCCCAAGACAGACCAGTGTCCACCAGCCAGCACCAAGGGAGCAGGAATCCTCTTCCACTACCGGCACTGTCCTACTTGTGGTCACACACCAAGTACGTGGAGATGTTTGTCGTTGTCAACAACCAGCGGTTCCAGATGTGGGGCAGTAACATCAATGAGACAGTCCAGAGAGTAGTGGACAtcattgctctggccaatgtcTTCACCAGGGGAATAAACACAGAGGTGGTGCTGGCTGGAATGGAGATCTGGACCGAGGGGGACCTCATAGAGGTCCCAGTGGACCTGCAAGTTACCCTCAGGAATTTCAACAGCTGGAGACAAGAGAAGCTCTCGCACCGTGTGAGGCACGATGTTGCCCACATGATCGTTGGGCATCATCCTGGAGAGAACATGGGCCAGGCATTTCTCAATGGTGCCTGTTCAGGTAGTTTTGCGGCGGCCGTGGAATCCTTCCATCACGAAGACATCCTCCTGTTCGCAGCGCTCATGGTCCACGAGCTCGGGCACAACCTGGGTATTCAGCACGACCATGAGGCCTGCATTTGTAAAGATAAGCACTTTTGCCTCATGCATGAAAACATCACCAGAGAAAGTGGCTTCAGCAACTGTAGCTCTGATGACTTCTACCATTTCCTTCATGAACACAAAGGGGCCTGCCTCTTTAACAAGCCACGGCACAGAAGCCGCAAGAGGGAGGCTGCTAGGTGTGGTAATGGTGTGGTTGAAGAGGCGGAGCAGTGTGACTGTGGTGACAAATGTGACACTCACCCATGCTGTGACACACTTTGTAAACTGAAGGAGGGGGCTCAGTGCAGTAATGGACTCTGCTGCCATAGATGTCTTCTCAAAGAGAAGGGCACTTTATGTCGTCGTTCTCGAGATGAGTGTGATCTCCCTGAATATTGTGATGGTCAATCTGAAAAATGTCCTGTGGACAGCTACAAACAAGATGGCTCATTGTGTGACAGAATTTACTATTGTACCAGGGGGCAGTGTAGAAACCCTGATAATCAGTGCCTGAGTATATATGGTCACCCTGCACGATCTGCCCCAGAAGAATGTTATATTTCAATGAACAGGCACCCAAGTCGGTTTGCAAACTGTGGCCATCGTACTTCAACGACCTCAGCATATGTTAGGTGTAcagatgaaaatatattttgtggaAAAATTATATGTACAGGTGTTGCAACCATGCCAAGAATCCAACCCAAACATACACTGATCCAGGTTGCTCATGGTAATGACTGGTGCTGGGCCATGGATGCCTATAACCTTACTGACATCCTTGATGATGGTGATGTGCACCATGGCACTTACTGTGCTCCAAACAAAGTTTGCAGTGCTCACTCCTGTATTGATCAAGCTGTGCTCCACTATGACTGTGAACCAGAGAAACGATGTTATGGAAAAGGAGTGTGTAACAATTTCAGGCACTGTCATTGTGAAGATGGCTTTGCACCTCCTGACTGTCGGCGTCCAGGGACTGGGGGTAGTATGGACAGTGGCCCTCCTGGTAAGCCAAAGTCCCTAAAACAACGCAACGATAATTATAAAGAAACCCGGAATAGTGAGGATGATGAAGCACGCCTTAAAATGTTGATGATCGCTATCCCTGTAGGTCTCATCACATTATTGTGTACTCTAATGCTACTTGCTTACCTCTGGTCTGAAATACGGTCAATGCTGTCACGTGATTCAGAGTCATCTATAGCCCCAGCAAAGGCGGCCCCAGCACCCAAAGGGGCCCCACCGCCCAAAGGGGCCCCACCGCCCAAAGGGGCCCCTCCTCCACCTGCCCCGGAGGAGGCCCCACCACCTGCCCCGGAGGAGGCCCCACCACCTGCACCAGAGGAGGTACCACCAGAGTAG
- the LOC101955597 gene encoding disintegrin and metalloproteinase domain-containing protein 1a isoform X2 produces the protein METIQDQEGSKNKEIHPEGNKIQSWMETTQKEASTDVGMICKSLRFMSGRAATERHRPCIIIWVMSVAASLRNSASILSSLQKNQVAFTEVKINFLIWIPQKWNLRLGPVPGHSCIRLGILMLLVIFLPSMHCYLGSVSYSFYEIVIPKSLTVEGHEDPVGKASYMLFMQGQKQVIHLKVKRDYSVSNFPIYSYHNGILGQEAPSISQDCHYEGYIEGAPGSFVSVNTCLGLRGILIKEDTSYGIKPMLSSKQFEHVLYTMAHQARVSCGVTSQDRPVSTSQHQGSRNPLPLPALSYLWSHTKYVEMFVVVNNQRFQMWGSNINETVQRVVDIIALANVFTRGINTEVVLAGMEIWTEGDLIEVPVDLQVTLRNFNSWRQEKLSHRVRHDVAHMIVGHHPGENMGQAFLNGACSGSFAAAVESFHHEDILLFAALMVHELGHNLGIQHDHEACICKDKHFCLMHENITRESGFSNCSSDDFYHFLHEHKGACLFNKPRHRSRKREAARCGNGVVEEAEQCDCGDKCDTHPCCDTLCKLKEGAQCSNGLCCHRCLLKEKGTLCRRSRDECDLPEYCDGQSEKCPVDSYKQDGSLCDRIYYCTRGQCRNPDNQCLSIYGHPARSAPEECYISMNRHPSRFANCGHRTSTTSAYVRCTDENIFCGKIICTGVATMPRIQPKHTLIQVAHGNDWCWAMDAYNLTDILDDGDVHHGTYCAPNKVCSAHSCIDQAVLHYDCEPEKRCYGKGVCNNFRHCHCEDGFAPPDCRRPGTGGSMDSGPPGKPKSLKQRNDNYKETRNSEDDEARLKMLMIAIPVGLITLLCTLMLLAYLWSEIRSMLSRDSESSIAPAKAAPAPKGAPPPKGAPPPKGAPPPPAPEEAPPPAPEEAPPPAPEEVPPE, from the coding sequence ATGGAAACCATCCAAGACCAGGAGGGAAGCAAGAATAAAGAGATACACCCTGAAGGCAATAAGATTCAGAGTTGGATGGAAACCACCCAAAAAGAAGCCAGCACAGATGTGGGGATGATATGTAAGTCTCTGAGATTCATGTCAGGGAGAGCTGCCACAGAGAGACACAGACCCTGTATCATCATTTGGGTCATGTCAGTGGCAGCATCACTGAGAAACTCTGCCTCCATCTTATCATCTCTACAGAAAAATCAAGTGGCCTTCACAGAAGTGAAGATAAATTTTCTGATTTGGATTCCCCAGAAGTGGAACTTGAGGCTGGGTCCAGTGCCAGGACATTCATGTATCAGGTTAGGGATCTTGATGCTGTTGGTCATTTTTTTGCCAAGCATGCACTGTTACCTGGGATCAGTATCTTATTCTTTCTATGAAATAGTCATCCCCAAGAGTCTGACAGTGGAGGGGCATGAAGACCCAGTGGGAAAGGCATCGTACATGCTGTTTATGCAGGGCCAAAAGCAAGTGATTCACCTCAAAGTGAAAAGAGACTATTCTGTAAGTAACTTCCCCATCTACAGTTACCACAATGGCATCCTGGGGCAAGAAGCGCCTTCCATCTCACAGGACTGCCACTATGAGGGCTACATAGAAGGAGCGCCAGGGTCTTTTGTTTCTGTCAACACCTGTTTGGGCCTCAGGGGCATCCTGATTAAGGAGGACACATCCTACGGCATCAAGCCCATGCTCTCTTCCAAACAGTTTGAGCATGTGTTATACACCATGGCACATCAAGCTCGAGTCTCCTGTGGTGTCACTTCCCAAGACAGACCAGTGTCCACCAGCCAGCACCAAGGGAGCAGGAATCCTCTTCCACTACCGGCACTGTCCTACTTGTGGTCACACACCAAGTACGTGGAGATGTTTGTCGTTGTCAACAACCAGCGGTTCCAGATGTGGGGCAGTAACATCAATGAGACAGTCCAGAGAGTAGTGGACAtcattgctctggccaatgtcTTCACCAGGGGAATAAACACAGAGGTGGTGCTGGCTGGAATGGAGATCTGGACCGAGGGGGACCTCATAGAGGTCCCAGTGGACCTGCAAGTTACCCTCAGGAATTTCAACAGCTGGAGACAAGAGAAGCTCTCGCACCGTGTGAGGCACGATGTTGCCCACATGATCGTTGGGCATCATCCTGGAGAGAACATGGGCCAGGCATTTCTCAATGGTGCCTGTTCAGGTAGTTTTGCGGCGGCCGTGGAATCCTTCCATCACGAAGACATCCTCCTGTTCGCAGCGCTCATGGTCCACGAGCTCGGGCACAACCTGGGTATTCAGCACGACCATGAGGCCTGCATTTGTAAAGATAAGCACTTTTGCCTCATGCATGAAAACATCACCAGAGAAAGTGGCTTCAGCAACTGTAGCTCTGATGACTTCTACCATTTCCTTCATGAACACAAAGGGGCCTGCCTCTTTAACAAGCCACGGCACAGAAGCCGCAAGAGGGAGGCTGCTAGGTGTGGTAATGGTGTGGTTGAAGAGGCGGAGCAGTGTGACTGTGGTGACAAATGTGACACTCACCCATGCTGTGACACACTTTGTAAACTGAAGGAGGGGGCTCAGTGCAGTAATGGACTCTGCTGCCATAGATGTCTTCTCAAAGAGAAGGGCACTTTATGTCGTCGTTCTCGAGATGAGTGTGATCTCCCTGAATATTGTGATGGTCAATCTGAAAAATGTCCTGTGGACAGCTACAAACAAGATGGCTCATTGTGTGACAGAATTTACTATTGTACCAGGGGGCAGTGTAGAAACCCTGATAATCAGTGCCTGAGTATATATGGTCACCCTGCACGATCTGCCCCAGAAGAATGTTATATTTCAATGAACAGGCACCCAAGTCGGTTTGCAAACTGTGGCCATCGTACTTCAACGACCTCAGCATATGTTAGGTGTAcagatgaaaatatattttgtggaAAAATTATATGTACAGGTGTTGCAACCATGCCAAGAATCCAACCCAAACATACACTGATCCAGGTTGCTCATGGTAATGACTGGTGCTGGGCCATGGATGCCTATAACCTTACTGACATCCTTGATGATGGTGATGTGCACCATGGCACTTACTGTGCTCCAAACAAAGTTTGCAGTGCTCACTCCTGTATTGATCAAGCTGTGCTCCACTATGACTGTGAACCAGAGAAACGATGTTATGGAAAAGGAGTGTGTAACAATTTCAGGCACTGTCATTGTGAAGATGGCTTTGCACCTCCTGACTGTCGGCGTCCAGGGACTGGGGGTAGTATGGACAGTGGCCCTCCTGGTAAGCCAAAGTCCCTAAAACAACGCAACGATAATTATAAAGAAACCCGGAATAGTGAGGATGATGAAGCACGCCTTAAAATGTTGATGATCGCTATCCCTGTAGGTCTCATCACATTATTGTGTACTCTAATGCTACTTGCTTACCTCTGGTCTGAAATACGGTCAATGCTGTCACGTGATTCAGAGTCATCTATAGCCCCAGCAAAGGCGGCCCCAGCACCCAAAGGGGCCCCACCGCCCAAAGGGGCCCCACCGCCCAAAGGGGCCCCTCCTCCACCTGCCCCGGAGGAGGCCCCACCACCTGCCCCGGAGGAGGCCCCACCACCTGCACCAGAGGAGGTACCACCAGAGTAG
- the LOC101955597 gene encoding disintegrin and metalloproteinase domain-containing protein 1a isoform X3 → MLLVIFLPSMHCYLGSVSYSFYEIVIPKSLTVEGHEDPVGKASYMLFMQGQKQVIHLKVKRDYSVSNFPIYSYHNGILGQEAPSISQDCHYEGYIEGAPGSFVSVNTCLGLRGILIKEDTSYGIKPMLSSKQFEHVLYTMAHQARVSCGVTSQDRPVSTSQHQGSRNPLPLPALSYLWSHTKYVEMFVVVNNQRFQMWGSNINETVQRVVDIIALANVFTRGINTEVVLAGMEIWTEGDLIEVPVDLQVTLRNFNSWRQEKLSHRVRHDVAHMIVGHHPGENMGQAFLNGACSGSFAAAVESFHHEDILLFAALMVHELGHNLGIQHDHEACICKDKHFCLMHENITRESGFSNCSSDDFYHFLHEHKGACLFNKPRHRSRKREAARCGNGVVEEAEQCDCGDKCDTHPCCDTLCKLKEGAQCSNGLCCHRCLLKEKGTLCRRSRDECDLPEYCDGQSEKCPVDSYKQDGSLCDRIYYCTRGQCRNPDNQCLSIYGHPARSAPEECYISMNRHPSRFANCGHRTSTTSAYVRCTDENIFCGKIICTGVATMPRIQPKHTLIQVAHGNDWCWAMDAYNLTDILDDGDVHHGTYCAPNKVCSAHSCIDQAVLHYDCEPEKRCYGKGVCNNFRHCHCEDGFAPPDCRRPGTGGSMDSGPPGKPKSLKQRNDNYKETRNSEDDEARLKMLMIAIPVGLITLLCTLMLLAYLWSEIRSMLSRDSESSIAPAKAAPAPKGAPPPKGAPPPKGAPPPPAPEEAPPPAPEEAPPPAPEEVPPE, encoded by the coding sequence ATGCTGTTGGTCATTTTTTTGCCAAGCATGCACTGTTACCTGGGATCAGTATCTTATTCTTTCTATGAAATAGTCATCCCCAAGAGTCTGACAGTGGAGGGGCATGAAGACCCAGTGGGAAAGGCATCGTACATGCTGTTTATGCAGGGCCAAAAGCAAGTGATTCACCTCAAAGTGAAAAGAGACTATTCTGTAAGTAACTTCCCCATCTACAGTTACCACAATGGCATCCTGGGGCAAGAAGCGCCTTCCATCTCACAGGACTGCCACTATGAGGGCTACATAGAAGGAGCGCCAGGGTCTTTTGTTTCTGTCAACACCTGTTTGGGCCTCAGGGGCATCCTGATTAAGGAGGACACATCCTACGGCATCAAGCCCATGCTCTCTTCCAAACAGTTTGAGCATGTGTTATACACCATGGCACATCAAGCTCGAGTCTCCTGTGGTGTCACTTCCCAAGACAGACCAGTGTCCACCAGCCAGCACCAAGGGAGCAGGAATCCTCTTCCACTACCGGCACTGTCCTACTTGTGGTCACACACCAAGTACGTGGAGATGTTTGTCGTTGTCAACAACCAGCGGTTCCAGATGTGGGGCAGTAACATCAATGAGACAGTCCAGAGAGTAGTGGACAtcattgctctggccaatgtcTTCACCAGGGGAATAAACACAGAGGTGGTGCTGGCTGGAATGGAGATCTGGACCGAGGGGGACCTCATAGAGGTCCCAGTGGACCTGCAAGTTACCCTCAGGAATTTCAACAGCTGGAGACAAGAGAAGCTCTCGCACCGTGTGAGGCACGATGTTGCCCACATGATCGTTGGGCATCATCCTGGAGAGAACATGGGCCAGGCATTTCTCAATGGTGCCTGTTCAGGTAGTTTTGCGGCGGCCGTGGAATCCTTCCATCACGAAGACATCCTCCTGTTCGCAGCGCTCATGGTCCACGAGCTCGGGCACAACCTGGGTATTCAGCACGACCATGAGGCCTGCATTTGTAAAGATAAGCACTTTTGCCTCATGCATGAAAACATCACCAGAGAAAGTGGCTTCAGCAACTGTAGCTCTGATGACTTCTACCATTTCCTTCATGAACACAAAGGGGCCTGCCTCTTTAACAAGCCACGGCACAGAAGCCGCAAGAGGGAGGCTGCTAGGTGTGGTAATGGTGTGGTTGAAGAGGCGGAGCAGTGTGACTGTGGTGACAAATGTGACACTCACCCATGCTGTGACACACTTTGTAAACTGAAGGAGGGGGCTCAGTGCAGTAATGGACTCTGCTGCCATAGATGTCTTCTCAAAGAGAAGGGCACTTTATGTCGTCGTTCTCGAGATGAGTGTGATCTCCCTGAATATTGTGATGGTCAATCTGAAAAATGTCCTGTGGACAGCTACAAACAAGATGGCTCATTGTGTGACAGAATTTACTATTGTACCAGGGGGCAGTGTAGAAACCCTGATAATCAGTGCCTGAGTATATATGGTCACCCTGCACGATCTGCCCCAGAAGAATGTTATATTTCAATGAACAGGCACCCAAGTCGGTTTGCAAACTGTGGCCATCGTACTTCAACGACCTCAGCATATGTTAGGTGTAcagatgaaaatatattttgtggaAAAATTATATGTACAGGTGTTGCAACCATGCCAAGAATCCAACCCAAACATACACTGATCCAGGTTGCTCATGGTAATGACTGGTGCTGGGCCATGGATGCCTATAACCTTACTGACATCCTTGATGATGGTGATGTGCACCATGGCACTTACTGTGCTCCAAACAAAGTTTGCAGTGCTCACTCCTGTATTGATCAAGCTGTGCTCCACTATGACTGTGAACCAGAGAAACGATGTTATGGAAAAGGAGTGTGTAACAATTTCAGGCACTGTCATTGTGAAGATGGCTTTGCACCTCCTGACTGTCGGCGTCCAGGGACTGGGGGTAGTATGGACAGTGGCCCTCCTGGTAAGCCAAAGTCCCTAAAACAACGCAACGATAATTATAAAGAAACCCGGAATAGTGAGGATGATGAAGCACGCCTTAAAATGTTGATGATCGCTATCCCTGTAGGTCTCATCACATTATTGTGTACTCTAATGCTACTTGCTTACCTCTGGTCTGAAATACGGTCAATGCTGTCACGTGATTCAGAGTCATCTATAGCCCCAGCAAAGGCGGCCCCAGCACCCAAAGGGGCCCCACCGCCCAAAGGGGCCCCACCGCCCAAAGGGGCCCCTCCTCCACCTGCCCCGGAGGAGGCCCCACCACCTGCCCCGGAGGAGGCCCCACCACCTGCACCAGAGGAGGTACCACCAGAGTAG
- the LOC101955893 gene encoding disintegrin and metalloproteinase domain-containing protein 1b, with amino-acid sequence MSVLALMRDFDSSPSSPRKSHVVLHEARRVLHIWAPQMKHLRLGPVPGLLCVRLVTMLLLGIIFLPSICCDMESIYYSSYEIVIPKSLTVEGHEDPVGKASYMLFMQGQKQVIRLKVKRDYSVSNFPIYSYHNGILGQEAPSISQDCHYEGYIEGAPGSFVSVNTCLGLRGILIKEDTSYGIKPMLSSKQFEHVLYTMAHQARVSCGVTSQDRPVSTSQHQGSRNPLPLQALSYLWSRTKYVEMFVVVNNQRFQMWGSNINETVQRVVDIIALANVFTRGINTEVVLAGMEIWTEGDLIEVPVDLQVTLRNFNSWRQEKLSHRVRHDVAHMIVGHHPGENMGQAFLNGACSGSFAAAVESFHHEDILLFAALMVHELGHNLGIQHDHEACICKDKHFCLMHENITRESGFSNCSSDDFYHFLHEHKGACLFNKPRHRSRKREAASCGNGVIEEAEQCDCGDQCEKNECCTEECKLKEGAECSNEACCSGCKFQTAGRTCRSVVGACDLPEYCNGSSALCPGDRYKQDGTVCRQTYLCLSGICMDPSVQCSDIFGSDSVSAPADCYKSINSRGDRFGNCGRPTDENNNYVKCSEENMYCGKIICTGVSALPEIKEDYTLIQVPNGDDWCWSMNAYKGTDTVDDGDVRNNTYCAEKKDCQGTVCTDATESTFDCKPDENCNSKGVCNDLGNCHCDFGFEPPDCVKEGGNGGSVDSGPVGASEGENQPGEGDGGGGGGGGGGGGQNQTGSRNDEGGLDVTLLAFIILILIILVVILVCCFLMSKSSKAKPAPPPPEAEPAPAAEAPPAEGPPPEGEAPPEGEAPAEPAPEGEAPPEGGEEPPPEPPPE; translated from the coding sequence ATGTCGGTGTTGGCCTTGATGAGAGACTTTGACTCTTCCCCATCGTCTCCACGGAAATCCCACGTGGTTTTGCATGAGGCTAGAAGAGTGCTTCATATTTGGGCTCCCCAGATGAAGCATCTGAGGCTAGGGCCAGTGCCAGGACTTTTGTGTGTCAGGTTGGTGACCATGTTACTGCTAGGGATAATTTTTCTCCCAAGCATATGCTGTGACATGGAATCTATATATTACTCTTCTTATGAAATAGTCATCCCCAAGAGTCTGACAGTGGAGGGGCATGAAGACCCAGTGGGAAAGGCATCGTACATGCTGTTTATGCAGGGCCAAAAGCAAGTGATTCGCCTCAAAGTGAAAAGAGACTATTCTGTAAGTAACTTCCCCATCTACAGTTACCACAATGGCATCCTGGGGCAAGAAGCGCCTTCCATCTCACAGGACTGCCACTATGAGGGCTACATAGAAGGAGCGCCAGGGTCTTTTGTTTCTGTCAACACCTGTTTGGGCCTCAGGGGCATCCTGATTAAGGAGGACACATCCTACGGCATCAAGCCCATGCTCTCTTCCAAACAGTTTGAGCATGTGTTATACACCATGGCACATCAAGCTCGAGTCTCCTGTGGTGTCACTTCCCAAGACAGACCAGTGTCCACCAGCCAGCACCAAGGGAGCAGGAATCCTCTTCCACTACAGGCACTGTCCTACTTGTGGTCACGCACCAAGTACGTGGAGATGTTTGTCGTTGTCAACAACCAGCGGTTCCAGATGTGGGGCAGTAACATCAATGAGACAGTCCAGAGAGTAGTGGACAtcattgctctggccaatgtcTTCACCAGGGGAATAAACACAGAGGTGGTGCTGGCTGGAATGGAGATCTGGACCGAGGGGGACCTCATAGAGGTCCCAGTGGACCTGCAAGTTACACTCAGGAATTTCAACAGCTGGAGACAAGAGAAGCTCTCGCACCGTGTGAGGCACGATGTTGCCCACATGATCGTTGGGCATCATCCTGGAGAGAACATGGGCCAGGCATTTCTCAATGGTGCCTGTTCAGGTAGTTTTGCGGCGGCCGTGGAATCCTTCCATCACGAAGACATCCTCCTGTTCGCAGCGCTCATGGTCCACGAGCTCGGGCACAACCTGGGTATTCAGCACGACCATGAGGCCTGCATTTGTAAAGATAAGCACTTTTGCCTCATGCATGAAAACATCACCAGAGAAAGTGGCTTCAGCAACTGTAGCTCTGACGACTTCTACCATTTCCTTCATGAACACAAAGGGGCCTGCCTCTTTAACAAGCCACGGCACAGAAGCCGCAAGAGGGAGGCTGCTAGTTGTGGTAATGGTGTGATTGAAGAGGCGGAGCAGTGTGACTGTGGTGACCAATGTGAAAAGAACGAGTGCTGTACGGAGGAATGCAAACTGAAGGAGGGGGCTGAGTGTAGTAATGAAGCCTGTTGTAGTGGATGTAAATTCCAAACTGCTGGACGCACTTGCCGTTCTGTAGTAGGAGCATGTGACCTCCCAGAATACTGTAATGGTAGTTCTGCACTGTGCCCTGGAGACAGGTATAAGCAAGATGGTACAGTATGTCGCCAAACGTACCTTTGCCTTAGTGGTATATGCATGGACCCTAGTGTTCAGTGCTCAGATATTTTTGGGTCTGACTCAGTGTCGGCCCCAGCGGACtgttacaaatcaataaatagcaGAGGGGACCGGTTTGGAAACTGTGGCCGTCCTACTGATGAGAATAACAACTATGTTAAGTGTtcagaagaaaatatgtattgTGGCAAAATTATCTGTACTGGTGTTAGTGCTTTaccagaaattaaagaagactatACATTGATCCAGGTGCCTAATGGAGACGACTGGTGCTGGAGCATGAATGCCTACAAGGGGACCGATACTGTTGATGATGGGGATGTGAGAAATAACACGTACTGTGCTGAAAAGAAAGACTGCCAAGGAACTGTTTGTACAGATGCCACTGAGTCCACATTTGATTGTAAGCCAGATGAAAATTGTAATTCAAAAGGAGTCTGCAATGATTTAGGGAACTGTCATTGTGATTTTGGCTTTGAACCCCCTGACTGTGTAAAGGAAGGGGGAAATGGGGGAAGTGTGGACAGTGGCCCTGTTGGTGCATCAGAAGGGGAGAATCAACcaggtgaaggtgatggtggtggtggtggtggtggtggtggtggtggtggtcagaATCAAACCGGTAGCCGAAACGATGAAGGAGGTCTAGACGTCACACTATTAgcctttattatattaattttaataattctagTGGTTATATTGGTTTGCTGCTTCTTAATGTCTAAAAGCTCAAAAGCAAAACCTGCACCCCCACCACCTGAAGCAGAACCTGCACCAGCTGCAGAAGCACCTCCTGCAGAAGGGCCCCCACCAGAAGGAGAGGCCCCACCAGAAGGAGAAGCCCCAGCAGAGCCAGCCCCAGAAGGAGAGGCCCCACCAGAAGGAGGGGAAGAACCACCACCAGAACCGCCACCAGAGTAG